GCCGCGGGCGATGAGTGAGACGTCGTGGCCGGCATCCGCGAGCCTCGCCCCGAGATATGCGCCGATACCGCCGGCACCGAAGATTGCGAACTCCATCTCGTCGTGGTTCGCATGCCGAGCCCAAGAAGGTCACCCCGACGCCGAGTAGTCCTGATTCCCTCGGATCGCAAGGCAGTTGCCGACTCCACGCGAGAGAAAGGGTATGAAGATCGCCGTTCCGAACAAGGGCCGACTCCACGAGCCGACGATCGAACTGCTCGAACGTGCCGGGCTCCACATCGAAAACGGCGCGAACCGCAAGCTCTACGCCGACACCGTCGATCCCGAGGTGTCGATCCTGTATGCGCGTGCCGCCGACATTCCTGAATACGTGTCGGATGGCGCGGCTGACCTCGGGATCACCGGGTTGGATCAGGCAAAGGAGGCCGACGCAACGACCCTCGTCGATCTGCTCGATCTGGAGTTCGGAAGCTGTCGGCTCGTACTCGCGGCACCCGAGGACGGAGAGATCCGTGAAACGACGGATCTCGACGGAAAGACCGTCGCCACCGAGTTCCCGAACGTCACCTACGAGCACTTCGCACAGCGGGGACTCGATCCCGAGATCGTCGAAGTCACCGGCGCGACCGAACTCACCCCGCACGTCGACATGGCCGACGCGATCGTCGACATCACCTCGACGGGGACGACCC
This is a stretch of genomic DNA from Halalkalicoccus subterraneus. It encodes these proteins:
- the hisG gene encoding ATP phosphoribosyltransferase, which produces MKIAVPNKGRLHEPTIELLERAGLHIENGANRKLYADTVDPEVSILYARAADIPEYVSDGAADLGITGLDQAKEADATTLVDLLDLEFGSCRLVLAAPEDGEIRETTDLDGKTVATEFPNVTYEHFAQRGLDPEIVEVTGATELTPHVDMADAIVDITSTGTTLRMNRLEIIDEVLQSSVRLFAREDVVDEPKVEQIRTALQSVLSADGKRYLMLNAPEDRVEEIREALPGLGGPTVMDIAGEGMVAIHVVVDERDVFETITEIKNLGASGILVTEIERLVE